A part of Methanomassiliicoccales archaeon genomic DNA contains:
- a CDS encoding ABC transporter ATP-binding protein, whose translation MRYAIEVDSVTRVFEGRGKEGPAKALDNISLDVEEGELFGLLGPNGAGKTTLIKILATLLLPSSGTAKVLGHDVAKDPDRIRPRINMVSGGDVSGYGLLTVRENLWMFSQFYGVPPKVAKMRINDLLERFSLADKADAKVRTISTGQKQKMNVIRGFVTDPDLIFLDEPTLGLDVNASFAIRNFLRRWVKQQEGKTMLLTTHYMVEADELCDRVAIIDKGRILACDTPANLKKMIRRSSTFDIETSVFEGIDGMGSLPGIEGFQVRTVGDRAVTRFVVQDESVIADVVSYIQSKKGRIMALGKSEPTLEDVFIHLVGRGLE comes from the coding sequence ATGCGCTACGCCATTGAGGTGGACTCGGTCACACGTGTTTTCGAGGGGAGGGGCAAGGAGGGTCCGGCCAAAGCGCTGGATAACATATCCCTTGATGTTGAGGAGGGAGAGCTTTTTGGGCTTTTGGGCCCCAACGGGGCCGGAAAGACGACACTGATAAAGATATTGGCGACACTGCTGCTGCCGTCCTCAGGGACGGCCAAAGTGCTCGGTCATGACGTCGCAAAGGACCCGGACCGTATCAGGCCGAGGATAAACATGGTATCTGGGGGAGATGTGTCCGGGTATGGCCTCCTGACCGTGAGGGAGAACCTATGGATGTTCTCACAGTTCTATGGGGTGCCGCCAAAGGTCGCGAAGATGAGGATAAACGACCTTCTTGAAAGGTTCTCGTTGGCTGACAAGGCCGATGCCAAGGTGAGGACCATCTCCACAGGACAGAAACAGAAGATGAACGTCATACGAGGGTTCGTGACCGACCCCGACCTGATATTCCTCGATGAACCGACCCTGGGCCTTGATGTCAACGCCAGCTTCGCCATAAGGAACTTCCTGAGGAGATGGGTCAAGCAACAGGAAGGGAAGACGATGCTCTTGACCACCCATTACATGGTCGAGGCGGACGAGCTTTGCGACCGGGTGGCCATAATCGACAAGGGGAGGATCCTCGCCTGCGACACGCCGGCAAACCTGAAGAAGATGATCAGAAGGTCGTCGACCTTCGACATCGAGACATCGGTGTTCGAGGGGATAGATGGGATGGGCTCCCTTCCCGGCATTGAAGGGTTCCAGGTAAGGACCGTTGGTGACAGGGCCGTCACCAGGTTCGTCGTGCAGGACGAATCGGTCATAGCCGACGTGGTCTCTTATATCCAGTCCAAGAAAGGTAGGATAATGGCCTTAGGGAAGAGCGAGCCGACGCTCGAGGACGTGTTCATACACCTCGTCGGAAGGGGTCTGGAATGA
- a CDS encoding 30S ribosomal protein S17e: MGNIRPTYIKRVAIDLVQQYPRVFSADFENNKAMVNKLSTVESVKMRNRIAGYITRYWQNVQKN, encoded by the coding sequence ATGGGAAACATCCGTCCTACTTACATAAAGCGCGTCGCAATAGATCTGGTGCAGCAGTATCCACGCGTCTTCAGTGCGGACTTCGAGAACAACAAGGCCATGGTCAACAAGCTCTCGACGGTCGAGTCAGTGAAGATGAGGAACCGCATAGCGGGCTACATAACCAGATACTGGCAGAACGTTCAGAAGAACTGA
- a CDS encoding NFACT family protein produces the protein MKKEMNAVDILAMSKEMQALVGGFVDKVFHWEGRNVLIRVNAPEGRRELLLRDGKWLYMPKERPETPDTPSNFAVHLRKMLSNARVVSVEQREFDRIIVMKVTTRTSTYDIIFEVFADGNLLVVEDRKIVNCLEQKTWKHRDVRIGAQYQFPPSRFNPLSSDLGTFLTAVKGSTADVVRTLATSANLGGQYAEEVCLRANIDKSRKARQLTDDEWAIIFKTMASMLESVKERQEPVIYYDGDVPVDVSPQRLSQHSSLEAEPYPSLSEAIDEYLYARPSDEEELRDEELERLKRQLEQQSDALIRLEAEALALSEVANLLYQHYPQVTKFLAYMKEKASSSSWEELRDAVSKLPFFISLEPQKDQVVIRIDGKNVRLNYKASLEENADILFNEGKELKEKLRGAEAAMAETERRIEERAKQCEEQRREAKKKVRPTKQFWFETYRWFVTVGGRLVIGGRDARSNEQIVKKHLGQNDRYAHADVHGAASVIIKDGSSADEEEMREVCIFALASSKAWTAGVGEGSAYWVLPDQVSKTPVAGEFVPKGGFIIRGKRNYFHHLPMRLAIGEVQYEGSRKIMTAPEATMKSMSSKYVVIEPGETDRGRISSQLSKAFEVPEEEISRILPPGNVRTVEAIGIQLEEK, from the coding sequence ATGAAGAAAGAGATGAACGCGGTCGACATCCTGGCGATGTCCAAAGAGATGCAGGCGCTTGTCGGGGGCTTCGTGGACAAGGTGTTCCATTGGGAAGGCCGGAACGTGCTCATCAGGGTCAACGCTCCAGAAGGAAGGAGGGAGCTGCTGCTCAGAGATGGTAAATGGCTTTACATGCCCAAGGAGCGGCCAGAGACCCCTGATACACCGAGCAATTTCGCTGTCCACCTCAGGAAGATGCTCTCGAACGCCAGGGTCGTCTCCGTTGAACAGAGGGAGTTCGACCGGATCATAGTGATGAAGGTCACGACGAGGACGTCCACCTATGACATCATCTTCGAGGTGTTCGCTGACGGCAATCTTCTCGTCGTGGAAGATAGGAAGATAGTCAATTGTCTGGAGCAGAAGACCTGGAAGCATAGGGATGTCCGCATAGGTGCTCAATATCAGTTCCCTCCGTCCAGGTTCAACCCACTGAGCTCGGACCTGGGCACATTCCTGACAGCGGTCAAAGGAAGCACGGCCGACGTTGTTAGGACGTTGGCCACCAGCGCGAACCTGGGTGGACAATACGCAGAAGAGGTCTGTCTTCGCGCCAACATCGACAAGTCGAGAAAGGCAAGGCAATTGACCGATGATGAATGGGCCATCATCTTCAAGACGATGGCCTCGATGCTGGAAAGTGTTAAAGAGCGGCAGGAGCCTGTCATCTACTATGATGGGGATGTGCCGGTCGACGTCTCCCCTCAGCGGCTGAGCCAGCATTCATCCCTAGAGGCAGAGCCGTACCCCAGCTTATCCGAGGCCATCGACGAATATCTTTATGCCAGGCCATCTGACGAAGAGGAGCTCAGGGATGAGGAGCTCGAGAGGTTGAAGAGACAGCTTGAGCAGCAATCCGATGCGCTCATAAGGCTCGAGGCCGAGGCCCTTGCTCTGAGCGAGGTGGCGAATCTGCTCTACCAGCACTACCCCCAGGTGACCAAGTTCCTTGCATACATGAAAGAAAAGGCCTCATCCTCCTCTTGGGAGGAGCTCAGGGACGCCGTATCGAAGCTTCCTTTCTTCATTTCCTTGGAACCTCAGAAGGACCAGGTCGTGATAAGGATAGATGGGAAGAATGTCAGGTTGAACTACAAAGCCTCGCTGGAAGAGAATGCAGACATCCTTTTCAACGAGGGGAAGGAATTGAAGGAGAAGCTACGTGGGGCCGAGGCCGCCATGGCCGAGACCGAAAGGAGGATAGAGGAGAGGGCCAAGCAGTGCGAGGAGCAGCGCAGGGAAGCGAAGAAAAAGGTCAGGCCAACGAAGCAGTTCTGGTTCGAGACCTACCGATGGTTCGTGACCGTGGGTGGCAGACTGGTCATCGGGGGAAGGGATGCAAGGTCGAACGAGCAGATCGTAAAGAAACACCTCGGCCAGAACGACCGCTATGCCCATGCGGACGTGCACGGGGCCGCGAGCGTGATCATCAAGGACGGTTCTTCAGCAGATGAGGAGGAGATGAGGGAGGTCTGCATATTCGCCCTTGCCAGCTCAAAGGCGTGGACAGCGGGGGTGGGGGAAGGGAGCGCCTATTGGGTCCTTCCCGACCAGGTTTCCAAGACGCCTGTCGCCGGGGAGTTTGTCCCGAAGGGGGGGTTCATCATCAGGGGCAAGCGGAACTACTTCCATCATCTGCCCATGAGATTGGCCATAGGCGAGGTCCAGTACGAGGGGAGCAGGAAGATAATGACCGCGCCGGAGGCTACCATGAAGAGCATGTCCTCGAAGTACGTGGTGATCGAACCTGGTGAGACCGACAGAGGAAGGATCTCCTCACAGCTCTCAAAGGCCTTCGAGGTGCCCGAGGAGGAGATCTCCAGGATCCTTCCCCCTGGCAACGTGAGGACCGTCGAGGCCATAGGCATACAGCTCGAGGAAAAGTGA
- a CDS encoding FAD-dependent thymidylate synthase, producing the protein MKVVLLSYTKDAEVLCATAAKTCYSKGVPSEIKSKVTPDKAGKLIQDVVGMGHHSVIEHAYYTFSVEGVSRALTHQLVRHRIASFSQQSQRYVSLLDPEYVMPSSIAQDVESRKVFEEAMEKAWEAYQKLASRVPVEDARYVLPNACETNIVVTMNARELIHFFSLRCCNRAQAEIREVADEMLRLAKEVSPSIFKDAGAPCVRGPCPEGKMSCGRPRRAKGQNKEE; encoded by the coding sequence ATGAAGGTAGTACTGCTCTCTTACACCAAGGACGCCGAGGTGCTCTGCGCGACGGCCGCGAAGACATGTTACTCGAAAGGGGTCCCGAGCGAGATCAAATCCAAGGTCACGCCGGACAAGGCCGGGAAGCTCATCCAGGACGTGGTGGGCATGGGGCACCACTCGGTGATCGAGCATGCCTACTATACCTTCTCGGTCGAGGGCGTCAGCAGGGCTTTGACCCATCAGCTCGTCAGGCACCGTATAGCATCCTTCAGCCAGCAGTCGCAAAGATACGTATCGCTGCTCGATCCCGAATACGTCATGCCCTCTTCCATAGCTCAGGACGTGGAGAGCAGGAAGGTCTTCGAGGAGGCGATGGAGAAGGCCTGGGAGGCGTACCAGAAGTTGGCATCCAGGGTCCCGGTCGAGGATGCGAGGTATGTCCTTCCCAATGCATGTGAGACAAATATCGTGGTCACCATGAACGCGAGGGAGCTCATCCACTTCTTCTCTCTGCGCTGCTGCAACAGGGCCCAGGCCGAGATACGCGAGGTCGCTGATGAGATGCTGCGCCTGGCGAAGGAGGTGTCCCCCTCTATTTTCAAGGATGCGGGCGCGCCATGCGTCAGAGGCCCCTGCCCAGAGGGCAAGATGTCCTGCGGAAGGCCCCGAAGAGCGAAAGGACAGAACAAGGAAGAGTGA
- a CDS encoding TraB/GumN family protein — translation MITLVGVGHVFDIERQVRALIRRQRPSAVGVELDKARYEALTDPKGRRSAPLPYLLLALTQKRIARQYERSVGSEMLAAVNEACYTGAQVIFIDVDAAMMFRKLWEEMPFKEKVLLLMSGLTGLIVSRKKVESELKKFEENEAGYLELLAKEFPTLKKVLIDDRNLVMAKRIALAEQRFGNVMAVIGDGHVEGVQKILAREDISVIRLRELREMKVEDETSEERGNCEVNISFYV, via the coding sequence ATGATCACCCTGGTCGGCGTAGGGCACGTTTTCGATATCGAAAGACAGGTCCGGGCCCTTATCAGGAGACAAAGGCCATCTGCCGTGGGGGTCGAGCTCGACAAGGCAAGGTATGAGGCGCTGACCGACCCCAAGGGGAGAAGGTCGGCACCGTTACCTTATCTGCTCCTCGCCCTGACGCAGAAGAGGATAGCCAGGCAGTACGAGCGGTCCGTCGGCAGCGAGATGCTCGCAGCAGTGAACGAGGCCTGCTATACCGGGGCCCAGGTCATATTCATAGATGTGGACGCGGCCATGATGTTCAGGAAGCTCTGGGAGGAGATGCCCTTCAAAGAAAAGGTGCTGCTGCTCATGTCTGGATTGACCGGTCTCATCGTCTCGAGGAAGAAGGTCGAGTCAGAGCTGAAGAAGTTCGAGGAGAACGAGGCGGGCTATCTTGAGCTCCTTGCCAAGGAGTTTCCCACGTTGAAGAAGGTCCTCATCGATGATAGGAACTTGGTCATGGCCAAGAGGATCGCGCTCGCGGAGCAGAGATTCGGGAACGTTATGGCCGTCATAGGTGATGGGCATGTCGAAGGGGTGCAGAAGATCCTCGCAAGGGAGGACATATCGGTCATCCGCCTTCGCGAGCTGAGGGAAATGAAGGTAGAGGATGAGACCTCGGAGGAGAGGGGAAACTGCGAGGTCAACATATCGTTCTATGTGTGA
- a CDS encoding ABC transporter permease — protein sequence MAVRLWRDLRTIKWSAWLGWQMESNWTNPFLFLLYSIIKPIFATFILVFMFVIITGGVEQDPTLFSYMFIGNAFYMFVAQVMFGVAYIVQEDRERFKTLKQVYIAPMSFYLYIVGRALSKMAITALAVVITLVFGIVVLGVDVDMLKVDWPLFISAMVIGLMCITMIGVALSGITFLTARHSSGINEGIAGLFYLFCGVVYPLSVLPSWGQTIGMALPITYWLELLRRTLAPLMDFEGISGLEEFTDIEILMFLAITTAMFYAVSLAIFGYADHLARKKGKLDMNSTY from the coding sequence ATGGCAGTGAGGCTCTGGAGGGACCTGAGGACGATCAAATGGTCGGCATGGCTCGGTTGGCAGATGGAATCCAATTGGACCAACCCTTTCCTGTTCCTGCTCTATTCCATCATCAAACCGATATTCGCCACGTTCATCCTGGTGTTCATGTTCGTCATCATCACCGGAGGGGTGGAGCAGGACCCGACGTTGTTCTCCTACATGTTCATCGGGAACGCCTTCTACATGTTCGTCGCGCAGGTGATGTTCGGGGTCGCCTACATCGTCCAGGAGGACAGGGAGAGGTTCAAGACCCTGAAGCAGGTCTACATCGCCCCCATGAGCTTCTATCTCTACATAGTAGGAAGGGCGTTGAGCAAGATGGCCATAACGGCACTGGCGGTCGTCATAACGCTGGTCTTTGGCATCGTGGTGCTTGGTGTCGATGTGGACATGCTCAAGGTCGATTGGCCTTTGTTCATATCGGCCATGGTCATCGGCCTGATGTGCATAACGATGATCGGCGTCGCGCTCTCAGGCATCACATTCCTCACAGCAAGGCACAGCTCTGGCATCAACGAGGGGATCGCCGGTCTCTTCTATCTTTTCTGCGGGGTGGTGTATCCCCTATCTGTCCTACCATCCTGGGGGCAGACGATAGGGATGGCGCTGCCGATCACCTACTGGCTGGAGCTTCTGAGGAGGACATTGGCCCCTTTGATGGACTTCGAGGGCATCAGCGGACTTGAGGAGTTCACGGACATAGAAATATTGATGTTCCTGGCCATAACCACGGCCATGTTCTATGCCGTATCGCTTGCAATATTTGGCTATGCCGACCACCTTGCCCGGAAGAAGGGAAAGCTGGACATGAACAGCACCTATTAA
- a CDS encoding DUF1015 domain-containing protein codes for MVEFLPFRGLIPSLKGNEKIDDRVSPPYDVISPEQLVRYRSSPFNVTNITLGGNDGDYSEAGRRLESWLSGGHLVQEPEPYFYLYEQEFLEDGVLLNRKGLVGVLKAEGYSPDGVIPHEETFSNVKEDRLNLLKGTETHCESIFGLVDEMSFLNSISPEKMFEFRDEDGVSHRMYRIHSQHDIDMVRTALSKKRMLIADGHHRYETACRYALENPRDPLKGYVLATIVSTDDPGLVVRPTHRLVGGMNIEDEQLLVALSLDFALSRATSLDDLLERMRSSGGRDLGLYTRSGMSILLRPKSDGEGALGSLDAYKCEELIIKPLVHRRKGWRVAYDHDSKSAAERTRRGDYDFAILLSAPRLSTIWEVAMSSKKMPKKSTYFWPKIWSGLVYYRMK; via the coding sequence ATGGTCGAGTTCCTGCCGTTCAGAGGATTGATACCTTCATTGAAGGGAAACGAGAAGATAGATGACAGGGTCTCACCACCGTACGATGTCATAAGCCCCGAACAATTGGTCAGGTACAGGTCAAGCCCCTTTAATGTGACGAACATCACGCTGGGCGGGAATGATGGGGACTATTCGGAGGCGGGCAGAAGATTGGAGAGCTGGTTGTCAGGTGGTCATCTGGTGCAGGAGCCGGAGCCATATTTCTATCTTTATGAGCAGGAGTTCCTTGAAGATGGAGTGCTCTTGAACAGAAAGGGGTTGGTCGGCGTTCTCAAAGCCGAAGGTTACAGCCCTGATGGCGTCATCCCACACGAGGAGACTTTCTCGAACGTGAAGGAGGACAGATTGAACCTGCTCAAAGGAACCGAGACCCATTGCGAGTCTATCTTCGGGCTGGTCGATGAGATGAGCTTCTTGAATAGCATCTCACCTGAGAAGATGTTCGAGTTCAGGGACGAGGACGGGGTCTCCCATAGAATGTACAGGATACATTCCCAACATGACATCGATATGGTCAGGACGGCATTATCGAAAAAAAGAATGCTGATAGCTGATGGTCACCATCGTTACGAGACGGCATGCAGATATGCTTTGGAGAATCCAAGGGACCCATTGAAGGGCTACGTCCTTGCCACAATAGTTTCCACTGACGACCCAGGGTTGGTAGTGAGGCCCACTCACAGACTGGTGGGGGGGATGAACATCGAGGACGAGCAGCTCCTTGTCGCACTTTCATTGGACTTCGCTCTTTCAAGGGCCACCTCCCTCGATGACCTTTTGGAACGGATGAGGTCCTCTGGAGGACGGGACCTGGGCCTTTACACCAGGTCAGGCATGTCCATCCTCCTTCGACCAAAGTCGGATGGAGAGGGTGCTTTGGGATCGCTTGACGCTTACAAGTGTGAGGAGCTGATCATCAAACCTCTTGTCCATAGAAGGAAGGGGTGGCGGGTCGCATATGACCATGATTCGAAAAGCGCGGCAGAGAGGACGAGGAGGGGGGATTATGATTTTGCGATCCTCCTCAGCGCGCCGAGGCTGAGCACGATATGGGAGGTGGCCATGTCTAGCAAGAAGATGCCCAAGAAATCGACCTATTTCTGGCCCAAGATATGGTCTGGCCTGGTATACTACAGGATGAAATAA
- a CDS encoding ABC transporter permease has product MSDLVLNLRAIKGRAYPRAVGGLREPSWMFFDIFLPLLGIAAFIYYYRSLGAPEVYEGYVVIGGAMTAYWLNVLWSMATQFYWEKETGNLELYMMAPMSKMSVLAGMALGGMFLTSVRAISTIVLGIFIFDVRMSFSSPWLLVLAFLLTLLALYGLGMLFSSLYMLWGRGAWHLSNLMQEPIYLVSGFYFPVRELGFYVGIAASIIPMTLGLDSMRQLLFGDEANGLLPVWAELAVLTMLAVAFITAARYALRYMEFLGKREGRLVLRWQ; this is encoded by the coding sequence ATGAGCGACCTGGTCTTGAACCTCAGGGCCATCAAGGGAAGGGCGTACCCAAGGGCCGTCGGTGGGCTGAGAGAACCATCGTGGATGTTCTTTGACATCTTCCTGCCCTTGCTGGGGATAGCGGCGTTCATCTACTACTATCGATCACTTGGCGCCCCCGAGGTCTACGAGGGCTATGTGGTGATAGGGGGTGCGATGACAGCTTATTGGCTGAACGTCCTCTGGAGCATGGCTACGCAGTTCTATTGGGAAAAGGAGACGGGGAACCTCGAACTCTACATGATGGCCCCCATGTCGAAGATGTCCGTGCTCGCAGGGATGGCCTTGGGTGGCATGTTCCTCACATCCGTAAGGGCGATATCGACGATAGTCCTTGGTATATTCATATTCGATGTCAGGATGTCCTTCTCATCCCCCTGGCTCCTGGTCCTCGCGTTCTTGTTGACCTTGCTCGCGCTGTATGGTCTAGGGATGCTCTTCTCCTCCCTTTATATGCTATGGGGAAGGGGGGCGTGGCATCTCTCGAACCTCATGCAGGAGCCGATCTATCTGGTCTCTGGCTTCTATTTTCCTGTACGAGAGCTTGGTTTTTATGTGGGCATAGCGGCCTCGATAATCCCGATGACGCTTGGACTGGATTCGATGAGGCAGCTGTTGTTCGGGGATGAGGCCAATGGGTTGTTGCCAGTATGGGCCGAGCTTGCAGTGCTGACAATGCTTGCGGTTGCGTTCATCACAGCTGCAAGGTATGCCCTCAGGTACATGGAGTTCCTTGGTAAGAGGGAAGGGAGGCTGGTCCTGAGATGGCAGTGA
- a CDS encoding CPBP family intramembrane metalloprotease produces the protein MIWSWTCLSLAIGAQTVGIDLLVTTFRIMAGLGPLLTAIVMLRAASSDERASYVMRLKTLKGIGPVWLLVIVATAPGLTLLAISLDLSIGGCGGMIEKAASEYLMSPWGFIGFIMLVLLFGPMPEELGWRGYGVWKAQEHHPPISTGVIIGFAWMLWHVPLFFIDGTYQEGLGLGSLLFYDYFVMMFSQSVIMVWIYNNTAGSIPAAIIFHFMVNFTGELLFLSITGDVLLTCLWSAMALIVAVRYGCGNIRSRSSGMKVNPY, from the coding sequence TTGATCTGGAGCTGGACCTGTCTCTCGCTCGCCATAGGTGCTCAGACCGTAGGGATCGACCTGTTGGTCACGACCTTCAGGATTATGGCAGGGCTGGGGCCGCTATTGACCGCTATCGTCATGCTCCGGGCGGCAAGTTCCGATGAGCGAGCATCGTATGTAATGAGATTGAAGACCCTAAAAGGCATCGGCCCTGTCTGGCTTCTGGTCATCGTTGCGACGGCTCCAGGTCTGACGCTCTTGGCCATATCACTTGACCTGTCGATAGGCGGATGCGGTGGAATGATCGAGAAAGCAGCGTCAGAATATCTGATGTCGCCCTGGGGCTTTATCGGTTTTATCATGCTCGTTCTGCTCTTCGGACCTATGCCGGAGGAACTCGGATGGAGAGGGTACGGAGTATGGAAGGCACAAGAACACCATCCTCCAATTTCGACGGGTGTGATCATAGGCTTCGCATGGATGCTTTGGCATGTCCCTCTTTTCTTCATCGATGGGACGTATCAGGAAGGTCTTGGGCTCGGATCCTTGCTTTTCTATGATTATTTTGTTATGATGTTTTCTCAATCGGTCATAATGGTGTGGATCTATAACAACACTGCTGGTAGCATACCGGCCGCCATAATATTCCATTTCATGGTGAACTTCACGGGCGAGCTGCTCTTCCTCAGCATTACCGGCGATGTGCTCTTGACGTGCCTCTGGTCTGCGATGGCGCTGATCGTCGCCGTGAGATATGGATGTGGAAATATCAGGTCAAGGTCTTCTGGAATGAAAGTTAACCCTTATTGA
- a CDS encoding flavin reductase family protein produces MVKRNVKRKLPPMVMPVCMVGSMTDGRPNFCTIAWFTMIDDEPPMIGVVMGKKRRTKDGIIASKAFSVNLPDTSSCVKTDYVGMCSGYDVDKSKVFDRIFYGVTGSPMIDDCPVTVDCTLERIVEFEGVDLVVGKIEDVYVESSSLTGDDVDIRKIDPLLYSFPGGPYMSFGAKVADAFKIGKDFNKG; encoded by the coding sequence ATGGTAAAGAGGAATGTGAAAAGGAAGCTACCTCCTATGGTGATGCCCGTCTGCATGGTAGGCTCGATGACCGATGGCAGACCTAACTTCTGCACGATAGCATGGTTCACCATGATAGATGATGAACCGCCGATGATCGGCGTTGTCATGGGAAAGAAAAGAAGAACGAAGGACGGCATCATTGCGTCCAAAGCTTTCAGTGTTAACCTCCCAGACACATCATCTTGCGTCAAGACAGACTATGTAGGGATGTGTTCTGGATATGATGTGGACAAGTCAAAAGTGTTCGATAGAATATTTTATGGTGTGACAGGCAGCCCTATGATCGACGATTGTCCCGTCACGGTCGATTGCACCCTCGAGAGGATCGTCGAGTTCGAAGGTGTGGACCTGGTGGTAGGGAAGATCGAGGACGTCTATGTCGAGAGCTCATCGCTCACAGGGGATGACGTGGACATCAGGAAGATCGATCCATTGCTATATTCATTTCCAGGCGGCCCATATATGTCGTTCGGTGCGAAGGTTGCGGACGCATTCAAGATCGGCAAGGATTTCAATAAGGGTTAA
- a CDS encoding MFS transporter, with product MMLFLLDRGIDIFLAGTMIALYSGTVIILELPTGGLSDSIGRKKVYLISQTVYAIALVALLIDLDIYSIVIGMLLLGTARALSSGSIDAWFVDELRSQGRGKDLQEALAKANIIVPMGIAAGSLVGGLIPMYLGAYGRDELGLGIYDMNIVVMLIAVALQIIVTQILVVEHRHKIDGEVVEGAKNLPDILSTSLEYGVRNRTVLMLLIATAALGFSLMAIETYWQPRLAGIVGEGSDTWIFGALAAAYFVAGAAGNLVSIPVCSRAKQRYAPVLLVVRLLMASSVILLAFQDTLVGFASLFLVSFMMNGMESSPFSTIYNNEVPSERRSTLLSFQSLILQIGGLIGTFTLGYVAKEWSIGAAWTVAGAVLFISSLAYLVIAVRKDRPGNDKIPS from the coding sequence ATGATGCTATTTCTGCTGGACAGGGGGATCGACATCTTCTTGGCCGGCACCATGATCGCGCTCTACTCAGGCACGGTCATCATTCTTGAGCTGCCCACAGGAGGTCTATCTGACAGCATAGGCAGGAAGAAGGTCTACCTGATCTCGCAGACCGTCTACGCCATCGCGTTGGTCGCTCTCCTCATCGACCTCGATATCTATTCGATAGTGATAGGGATGCTCCTGCTTGGCACCGCCCGCGCCCTGTCATCAGGCTCTATCGACGCCTGGTTCGTCGACGAGCTTAGGTCCCAGGGCAGGGGAAAGGACCTGCAGGAGGCCTTGGCCAAGGCGAACATCATCGTGCCCATGGGCATCGCGGCCGGGTCATTGGTAGGTGGCCTGATACCGATGTATCTCGGAGCCTATGGGAGGGATGAGCTTGGCCTTGGCATCTATGACATGAACATCGTCGTCATGCTGATCGCGGTCGCCCTCCAGATCATCGTCACTCAGATATTGGTCGTTGAGCACAGGCACAAGATCGATGGAGAGGTCGTCGAAGGGGCCAAGAATCTGCCGGATATCCTGTCCACGTCTTTGGAATATGGCGTCAGGAACAGGACCGTGCTCATGCTTCTCATCGCAACGGCCGCCCTCGGGTTCTCCCTGATGGCGATAGAGACCTATTGGCAGCCTAGGTTGGCGGGGATAGTCGGCGAGGGGTCGGACACCTGGATCTTTGGGGCCTTAGCCGCGGCATATTTCGTGGCAGGCGCGGCGGGCAACCTGGTCAGCATCCCGGTATGTTCCAGGGCGAAGCAGAGATACGCCCCTGTGCTCCTGGTTGTAAGGCTGTTGATGGCCTCATCGGTCATCCTGCTTGCCTTCCAGGACACATTGGTTGGTTTCGCATCGCTCTTTCTGGTCTCCTTCATGATGAACGGGATGGAATCCTCGCCATTTTCAACGATCTATAACAACGAGGTCCCCAGCGAGAGGAGGTCGACCCTCCTTTCCTTCCAGTCCTTGATCCTTCAGATAGGAGGTCTGATCGGCACCTTCACCCTGGGATATGTGGCCAAGGAATGGTCGATCGGGGCGGCATGGACCGTGGCCGGGGCAGTTCTGTTCATATCCTCCTTGGCATATCTGGTGATAGCGGTCCGAAAAGACCGGCCTGGCAACGATAAGATCCCAAGCTGA